From a single Azospirillum fermentarium genomic region:
- a CDS encoding lytic transglycosylase domain-containing protein, with product MKHWIVAACLAGAVAGGAPAVAAAGMMEREIAALEALAAKGSPRARQELQDRLAKDDKRGRVRQAYCTAVRDRILDSRASGKGSRRVTVALNQEKSALISAVRAAAKPVPAARCTTLPAGRAVMVPSPPPAAIKALVHKMAPAYGLDPDLVLAVIAVESNFRAGVVSDKNAMGLMQLIPETAERFGVANVFDAEDNIRGGMKYLRWLLAHFDGDVTLALAGYNAGEGAVRQYGGIPPYRETQDYVVKVHSLYRPARHPFDRTAARSAGVGRELVAELSFAAPRRDR from the coding sequence ATGAAGCACTGGATCGTTGCCGCCTGCCTTGCCGGGGCGGTGGCCGGCGGCGCCCCCGCCGTGGCCGCCGCCGGAATGATGGAACGGGAAATCGCGGCCCTGGAGGCGCTGGCCGCCAAGGGCAGCCCCCGCGCCCGTCAGGAATTGCAGGACCGTCTGGCCAAGGACGACAAGCGGGGCCGCGTGCGCCAGGCCTATTGCACCGCGGTCCGCGACCGCATCCTGGACAGCCGCGCTTCCGGCAAGGGCAGCCGCCGCGTGACCGTCGCGCTCAATCAGGAAAAGAGCGCCCTGATCTCCGCCGTCCGCGCGGCGGCGAAGCCGGTGCCGGCGGCCCGCTGCACCACCCTCCCGGCCGGGCGGGCGGTGATGGTGCCGTCCCCCCCGCCCGCGGCCATCAAGGCGCTGGTGCACAAGATGGCCCCCGCCTATGGGCTGGACCCCGATCTCGTCCTGGCGGTGATCGCGGTGGAATCCAATTTCCGCGCCGGGGTGGTGTCGGACAAGAACGCCATGGGGCTGATGCAGCTGATCCCCGAAACCGCCGAACGCTTCGGCGTCGCCAACGTCTTCGACGCCGAGGACAACATCCGCGGCGGCATGAAATACCTGCGCTGGCTGCTGGCCCATTTCGACGGCGACGTCACCCTGGCGCTGGCCGGGTACAACGCGGGCGAAGGGGCGGTGCGGCAATACGGCGGCATCCCGCCCTACCGCGAGACGCAGGACTACGTGGTCAAGGTCCACAGCCTGTACCGCCCGGCGCGCCATCCCTTCGACCGCACCGCCGCCCGGTCGGCGGGCGTGGGGCGGGAACTGGTGGCCGAGCTGTCCTTCGCCGCCCCCCGCCGGGACCGCTGA
- a CDS encoding DUF1328 domain-containing protein yields the protein MLYWALVFLVVALVAGALGFGGIASASAGIAQILFFIFLVLFAVSLIMGFVRRR from the coding sequence ATGCTCTATTGGGCCTTGGTGTTCCTGGTTGTCGCCCTGGTGGCGGGGGCTTTGGGCTTTGGCGGTATTGCTTCGGCGTCCGCCGGGATTGCGCAGATTCTGTTCTTCATCTTCCTGGTTCTTTTCGCCGTCAGCCTGATCATGGGTTTCGTACGGCGGCGTTAG
- the rodA gene encoding rod shape-determining protein RodA yields the protein MFVALPQDGGLTPQRPQLTLGTKIRMINWGLVFLVCLITSVGIAMLYSAAGGQWDPWAKSQMIRFAPGFVLMLIIALVDIRLWMRFAYGIYCVVFLLLVAVEIMGHIGMGAQRWINLGFFVLQPSELMKPALALALARYFHGLTLEQIGRPLMLIPPLILVFAPVGLVLLQPNLGTSLLLIMGSGAIFFAAGVRIWKFLLAIGAGLAVIPIGWEMLHDYQRQRVYTFLEPETDPLGAGYNIIQSKIALGSGGLFGKGFMMGSQSQLMFLPEKHTDFIFVVLAEELGMAGALALLFLYCLMLVYGVVIALSARNQFGRLVGVGLTTQFFLYMFVNVAMVMGLIPVVGIPLPLVSYGGTAMMTLLICVGFLLSVSVHREIRIPRSGISDL from the coding sequence ATGTTCGTGGCACTTCCTCAGGACGGGGGGCTGACGCCGCAGCGCCCGCAGCTCACCCTCGGCACCAAGATCCGCATGATCAACTGGGGGCTGGTGTTCCTGGTCTGCCTGATCACCAGCGTCGGCATCGCCATGCTCTATTCGGCCGCCGGCGGGCAATGGGATCCGTGGGCCAAGTCGCAGATGATCCGCTTCGCCCCCGGCTTCGTGCTGATGCTGATCATCGCGCTGGTGGACATCCGGCTGTGGATGCGCTTTGCCTATGGCATCTATTGCGTGGTCTTCCTGCTGCTGGTGGCGGTGGAGATCATGGGCCATATCGGCATGGGCGCCCAGCGCTGGATCAACCTGGGCTTCTTCGTGCTCCAGCCGTCGGAGCTGATGAAGCCGGCGCTGGCCCTGGCGCTCGCCCGCTATTTCCACGGGCTGACGCTGGAACAGATCGGGCGCCCGCTGATGCTGATCCCGCCGCTGATCCTGGTGTTCGCCCCGGTCGGTCTGGTGCTGCTTCAGCCCAACCTGGGCACGTCGCTGCTGCTGATCATGGGCAGCGGGGCGATCTTCTTCGCGGCGGGCGTGCGGATCTGGAAATTCCTGCTGGCCATCGGCGCCGGGCTGGCGGTGATCCCCATCGGGTGGGAGATGCTGCACGATTACCAGCGCCAGCGCGTCTATACCTTCCTGGAGCCGGAAACCGACCCGCTGGGGGCCGGATACAACATCATCCAGTCCAAGATCGCGCTGGGATCCGGCGGGCTGTTCGGCAAGGGATTCATGATGGGCTCGCAGAGCCAGCTCATGTTCCTGCCGGAAAAGCACACCGACTTCATCTTCGTGGTCCTGGCGGAGGAGCTGGGCATGGCCGGGGCGCTGGCCCTGCTGTTCCTCTATTGCCTGATGCTGGTGTACGGCGTGGTCATCGCGCTGTCGGCCCGCAACCAGTTCGGACGGCTGGTGGGGGTGGGACTGACGACCCAGTTCTTCCTGTACATGTTCGTCAACGTCGCCATGGTGATGGGCCTGATCCCGGTGGTGGGCATCCCGCTGCCGCTGGTGTCCTATGGCGGCACGGCGATGATGACGCTGCTGATCTGCGTGGGCTTCCTGCTCAGCGTGTCGGTCCACCGGGAGATCCGCATTCCACGGTCGGGCATCAGCGATTTGTGA
- a CDS encoding protein phosphatase CheZ, with protein MDTVALPDEDYRQIAAFIARTPKGRAFLDEHARRARSMGIDEVQGLVGQLRNAWLEHEAASQAVRHINVLRHELQDMSASISQARREIAAIRPKDVENDRITTAANELDAIVMSTERASFEILNAAEHIMDAAGKLRAAAAPAALCDILDAEVMSIFTACSFQDLTGQRTTKVVNALRYIEQRILAIMEIWGVVEVAAADLPAGPVDTRPDAHLLNGPSDNGVNQDDVDRLLNGDAFPCAPAAAPCAPSAPVAAKPAPEDENPPPPLDQSSIDALFG; from the coding sequence ATGGATACCGTTGCTCTCCCTGACGAGGATTACCGGCAGATCGCGGCCTTCATCGCCCGCACGCCCAAGGGGCGGGCCTTTCTGGACGAGCACGCCCGCCGTGCCCGCAGCATGGGCATCGACGAGGTACAGGGGCTGGTCGGCCAGCTTCGCAACGCCTGGCTGGAGCACGAGGCGGCATCGCAGGCGGTGCGCCACATCAACGTGCTGCGCCACGAGTTGCAGGACATGAGCGCGTCCATTTCCCAGGCGCGGCGGGAAATCGCGGCGATCCGGCCCAAGGATGTGGAGAACGACCGCATCACCACCGCCGCCAACGAGCTGGACGCCATCGTGATGTCCACCGAGCGCGCCTCGTTCGAGATCCTGAACGCCGCCGAGCACATCATGGATGCGGCGGGCAAGCTGCGCGCCGCCGCGGCGCCCGCCGCCCTGTGCGATATTCTGGACGCGGAGGTGATGAGCATCTTCACCGCCTGCTCGTTCCAGGATCTGACCGGCCAGCGCACCACCAAGGTGGTCAACGCCCTGCGCTACATCGAACAGCGCATCCTGGCGATCATGGAAATCTGGGGCGTGGTGGAGGTGGCCGCCGCCGATCTGCCCGCCGGGCCGGTGGACACCCGCCCCGACGCCCATCTGCTGAACGGTCCCAGCGACAACGGCGTCAATCAGGACGACGTGGACCGGCTGCTGAACGGCGATGCCTTTCCCTGCGCGCCCGCGGCGGCGCCGTGCGCCCCGTCGGCACCGGTGGCGGCCAAGCCGGCCCCGGAGGATGAAAATCCCCCGCCGCCGCTGGACCAGTCGTCCATCGACGCCCTGTTCGGCTGA
- a CDS encoding YcjX family GTP-binding protein, translated as MRFPDLTDLTDAGTRLFDRVEGLAGRALERNLRLGVTGLRRSGKTVFMTALVDNLLRGGRLPFLDVAASGRLLGARLQPQPDADVPRFDVERHRAALTGPDARWPDPTRGISQLRVAVRFRTGSTVRRVVQPTVTLNLDLIDYPGEWLMDLPLLALSYGEWSAQTLALAERGARAALSAGWRGWLAAIDPAAPAEEEAARRGAALYTAYLHACRAADTLLSIIQPGRFIEPGDLENAPLLTFCPLPGEARGRGSLWALMEGRYDAYKTHVVRRFFSEHFARLDRQVVLVDVLGALNAGADGVGDMKRALETSLEPFRHGSGGWLDWLFGTKIDRVLFAATKADHIPADQHGDLRRLLDTLVADARAAIRFDGAAVDTMAIASLKCTETVAVEHEGRTLRCVQGYPVGRDRPTVLFPGEIPEGHAIFPPGQEAPYRFLDFRPPPGTGADGRGLPHVRLDQAMQFLIGDHLE; from the coding sequence GTGCGCTTTCCCGACCTGACCGACCTGACCGATGCCGGCACCCGCCTGTTCGACCGTGTGGAGGGGCTGGCGGGCCGGGCGCTCGAACGCAACCTGCGGCTGGGCGTCACCGGCCTGCGGCGGTCGGGCAAGACCGTGTTCATGACGGCCCTGGTGGACAATCTGCTGCGCGGCGGGCGGCTGCCGTTCCTGGACGTGGCGGCGTCGGGGCGGCTCTTGGGCGCGCGGCTCCAGCCCCAGCCCGACGCCGACGTGCCCCGCTTCGACGTGGAGCGCCACCGGGCGGCGCTGACCGGCCCCGATGCCCGCTGGCCCGATCCCACCCGTGGCATCAGCCAGTTGCGCGTGGCGGTGCGGTTCCGCACCGGCAGCACCGTGCGGCGGGTGGTGCAGCCGACGGTGACGCTCAACCTCGACCTCATCGACTATCCCGGCGAATGGCTGATGGACCTGCCGCTGCTGGCCCTGTCCTATGGGGAATGGAGCGCGCAGACGCTGGCCTTGGCCGAGCGGGGCGCGCGGGCAGCGCTGTCCGCCGGCTGGCGCGGGTGGCTCGCCGCCATCGACCCGGCGGCCCCGGCGGAGGAGGAGGCGGCGCGGCGCGGGGCCGCCCTCTACACCGCCTATCTTCACGCCTGCCGCGCGGCGGACACGCTGCTCAGCATCATCCAGCCCGGCCGCTTCATCGAGCCGGGTGATCTGGAGAACGCGCCGCTCCTGACCTTCTGCCCGCTGCCGGGGGAGGCGCGCGGGCGTGGCAGCCTGTGGGCGCTGATGGAGGGCCGTTACGACGCCTACAAGACCCATGTGGTGCGCCGTTTCTTCAGCGAGCATTTCGCCCGCCTGGACCGTCAGGTGGTGCTGGTGGACGTGCTGGGGGCGCTGAACGCCGGGGCGGACGGGGTGGGCGACATGAAGCGCGCCCTGGAAACCAGCCTGGAGCCGTTCCGCCACGGCAGCGGCGGCTGGCTGGACTGGCTGTTCGGCACGAAGATCGACCGGGTGCTGTTCGCCGCCACCAAGGCCGACCACATCCCCGCCGACCAGCACGGCGACCTGCGCCGCCTGCTCGACACGCTGGTGGCCGACGCCCGCGCCGCCATCCGTTTCGACGGGGCGGCGGTGGACACCATGGCCATCGCGTCGCTGAAATGCACCGAGACCGTGGCGGTGGAGCACGAGGGGCGCACGCTGCGCTGCGTCCAGGGCTATCCCGTCGGGCGCGACAGGCCCACCGTGCTGTTCCCCGGCGAAATCCCGGAGGGCCATGCCATCTTCCCGCCGGGACAGGAGGCGCCGTACCGCTTCCTCGATTTCCGCCCGCCGCCCGGCACCGGGGCGGACGGGCGCGGGCTGCCCCATGTACGGCTGGATCAGGCCATGCAGTTCCTGATCGGCGATCATCTGGAGTGA
- a CDS encoding sigma-70 family RNA polymerase sigma factor — MPERCSPLITASAETAAAGPADAGAVPPRAVIIGQIEQEIPRLRRFARAMVRDAVLADDLVQECLERALSRLHLWQPGTNLRAWLFTILRNLHINGIRRRQSVVDIDDEAQAAIGSAPGSQMDRLELRDLRRALQLLPTEQREVVLLIGLEGISYGEAADILKISIGTVKSRLSRGRRALRLLMEGYTAAEAARDAA, encoded by the coding sequence GTGCCTGAACGGTGCAGTCCGCTCATCACCGCTTCGGCTGAGACGGCCGCGGCCGGCCCCGCCGATGCGGGCGCGGTTCCGCCCCGCGCCGTCATCATCGGCCAGATCGAACAGGAAATCCCCCGTCTGCGCCGCTTTGCCCGCGCCATGGTGCGCGATGCGGTCCTGGCCGACGATCTCGTCCAGGAATGCCTGGAGCGGGCGTTGAGCCGGCTGCATCTGTGGCAGCCGGGGACCAACCTGCGGGCATGGCTTTTCACCATCCTGCGCAACCTGCACATCAACGGCATCCGCCGCCGCCAGAGCGTGGTGGACATCGACGACGAGGCGCAGGCCGCCATCGGCTCGGCGCCGGGATCGCAGATGGACCGGCTGGAGCTGCGCGACCTGCGCCGGGCCTTGCAGCTCTTGCCCACCGAACAGCGCGAGGTGGTGCTGCTGATCGGGCTGGAGGGCATCAGCTATGGCGAGGCGGCGGATATCCTCAAGATCTCCATCGGCACGGTCAAATCCCGCCTGTCCCGCGGCCGGCGCGCTTTGCGTCTGCTGATGGAGGGCTACACGGCGGCGGAGGCGGCACGGGACGCCGCCTGA